Proteins from a single region of Bos indicus x Bos taurus breed Angus x Brahman F1 hybrid chromosome 29, Bos_hybrid_MaternalHap_v2.0, whole genome shotgun sequence:
- the CCDC179 gene encoding coiled-coil domain-containing protein 179, giving the protein MCLCCREDDSVQVNPESSSWRHPAEVTERQSTAKRIEHMRNLWRQKRKFNKRFSRPAPVPEPGLLWT; this is encoded by the exons ATGTGCCTGTGCTGTAGGGAGGACGACTCTGTCCAAGTCAACCCT GAAAGCTCGAGCTGGCGGCATCCTGCAGAAGTCACTGAAAGGCag TCCACAGCTAAACGTATTGAGCATATGAGAAACCTATggagacagaagaggaaatttaaTAAACGGTTTTCAAGGCCTGCGCCTGTTCCAGAACCCGGACTTCTA